The Astyanax mexicanus isolate ESR-SI-001 chromosome 8, AstMex3_surface, whole genome shotgun sequence sequence TCTGGATGCCATgctaatgaaaaaatatttagtCACTGCAATAATGAACTCCAGAGATCAACAATACTCTGGAGTACTGGTTAATACTATTCCTAGAAAAGACAGCATTCCAAAAAGTAGATATAGAGTTCATTTGATATAGCACCCCCAAAATCTATTCAACACCTGTGTTACAAATTGTGTTACACCTTAAGGGAACATATAGTGTTATAATTCGAAATACCAGAGCATTAGGTTGTACCTAAAGAGTTGTTTAGCATGATAGTTTTTATCAGGAGAATAGCAGTAAAACAGCTCCTTTGCAATTTTTGTTAGATTTCGAAAGATTTTTCAAAAAATTGCTTACTTTTATGCCAGCATGATGTTTTCAGATGAAATTACTAAGTATAATGTCTGTAGTTTGGCTAGCCTCTGTTATTAACATATTAGTGTCATGCTAGGAGCTGAATTAACTGAGTGCATGTGAACACTATCTTTAAATTTAGTGAACCTCTAAATTTGCATATCATAAATGTtgctcatgttttttttctgtgtttttccagAAATGAATGGGGTCCTGTTTTAAGTTTTCTCTCGCTCAAACATGGCATCCAGAGAAATCTTCAGTACTCTGCAAACACCCTCTACTACACCATACAtgcaaatgcagaaaagtactggggagaaaactcaccactgctcagactgtggaaagtgttttactcaacagagccATCTCCAGCGGcatcagcacattcacactggagagaaaccgtatcactgctcagactgtgggaagagcttttctcaacagagtaatctcaaagcacaccagcgcattcacactggagggAAACCGTTTTACTGTTCAgattgtggaaagagttttactcaacagagcaatctcaaaacacaccagcgcattcacactggagagaaacgaTTTCACTGCTTAGAATGTGGGATGAATTTTAATCACAAAAGTAGCTTccagcgacaccagcgcattcacactggagacaaaccgtatcactgcacagactgtggaaagagcttTAAACAACAGAGTAGTCTGAtagcacaccagcgcattcacactggagagaaaccgtttcactgctcagactgtgggaggagttttagtcAACAGATTCATCTTAAAacacaccagcgtattcacactggagagaaaccgtattactgctcagactgtggaatgaattttaatcatcagagtactTTCCaccgacaccagcgcattcacactggagacaaACCATATCACTGCCCAGAATGCTGGAAGAGTTTTAAGCAACAGAGTTGTTTACAgcgacaccagctcattcacacaggagagaaaccgtattactgctcagagtgtgagaaGAGCTTCAGACGTCCACATACATTAAAGAGACACTGCTGCATTAAGAAGACATAAGCAGCGACACAACTTAAACCATTTAAGATCCCATTCCATATTCCAAAATATGGgtaccaaaaaaaaagatttaaatgaTTTCTGAAGCATGTTCAAAAAGCCAAAAATTCCAGCGTACAgttcatacatttattttaagagccactaaaccttaaaccatggctaaaatgtgttcctttgaagtaatgaaacataccagtcctgcttaaaatttgtataaacatttcctaaactttaaaaaacttttttattgcttttacttttttatttattaattaaataaaaaagctgcagcgccctctcaggttcaactgtgctataggcatggaTGATGTGTCcctgtactttggtatgcagacacatcacaatatgcagatcagtcaatcaataatatcgcccccctgctgacgtccaaccatctggatCTTAAGCTGTCAGGGGCACGCTGCTGCAGcatagccaatcagctctccctcctgccctgcctctaaacccatacatcacccagggctgagggtggagtcagctaaaatcaggggttttagtgcccctttaatatCATCCAAACCCAGACACTGTTCAGCAGAGCTCCTACAGGGTACAAAATGGTAATATTTTACAAACTGATGGATGGTATCCTGAAATTCCTGGAAAATGACCACCACATGATCAAGTCAAGTAATGATGGTACTAGTGATGTTATGCATATAATCTTGTTTATTAACAGTTGTGAATCAAAGGTTTGCATAGTCATTATgtgcagagatgtatagtaacaaagtagaactacttcacaaCGGTATTGACATACTAAAATGATTTATCTGTACTCTaatggagtattattattttctcCTACTTACACTTTTACTGCACTACATATTTTTACTAAATTTAATACTTTTACCTTTGTGATGCATTTTTATGTGCTCCATTGTTGCTCATTACCAGCACTTTttaggggggggtggggggtggggggctcAAAGCAGCCTCGAATGATCCACGTTCTTTGTGCTGAGTGCAGGACATGTACACATACAATTAAACAGCGCTCTTCATTCTGTTGTTGTCTGACATGCATGatgtcctgtgtgtgtttgtgtgtgtgggacaTCTGGGTCTCTAATACAAGGGTCCTACCAGTTGGGCTCCATTTTAAAAGAGAATTTCTGCTTGTTTTACGGTTATTTCTGATTCACcttgtttaaataatttttgcAAATGGAAGAAGGGTTTCTCTTGGTTACGCCTACCCTGGTCATGCTACTGTATTGTACCATCTACTCTTCTATGATCAAAATTAAAGTATAATGCTACCTACATTGTTTATATTGTTTGGATACCTGCAACA is a genomic window containing:
- the LOC111188212 gene encoding gastrula zinc finger protein XlCGF49.1, with the protein product MASREIFSTLQTPSTTPYMQMQKSTGEKTHHCSDCGKCFTQQSHLQRHQHIHTGEKPYHCSDCGKSFSQQSNLKAHQRIHTGGKPFYCSDCGKSFTQQSNLKTHQRIHTGEKRFHCLECGMNFNHKSSFQRHQRIHTGDKPYHCTDCGKSFKQQSSLIAHQRIHTGEKPFHCSDCGRSFSQQIHLKTHQRIHTGEKPYYCSDCGMNFNHQSTFHRHQRIHTGDKPYHCPECWKSFKQQSCLQRHQLIHTGEKPYYCSECEKSFRRPHTLKRHCCIKKT